Proteins encoded within one genomic window of Thalassophryne amazonica chromosome 23, fThaAma1.1, whole genome shotgun sequence:
- the LOC117504841 gene encoding myb-related transcription factor, partner of profilin-like, which yields MNNSEQQKERKARRKPFSCSDGSKRQKQKGTLIKAQRGQISFKMEERLIVAVNTRPELYDSSNYDYRDKYKKDIAWRRVSEETGLEEEVCRKRWKGLRDTYLRERRMETEARKSGAAAHQRRRWRFSGALSFLDPFVAPRPTTSNMGQVQQPQEAQNQDLPPSSTVDQESEEDDEEPRTSSLSEVSSGSNDPGPSGAAAPTPPVSTPTGQRKRRRTRSQEEPSVVEAAILAALNRPPPPPPPPPPREFNAVEHFLLSLAPALERLPFHEQEIVKMEIHKVILDHCTVVLNLEHSAPQ from the exons atgaacaactcagagcaacaaaaggagaggaaagcaagaagaaaaccatttagctgttctgatgggagtaaaagacagaaacagaagggcactctgatcAAAGCGCAGCGCGGACAAATTTCATTCAAGATGGAGGAGAGACTGATCGTCGCTGTGAACACTCGTCCTGAGTTGTATGACTCATCAAACTATGATTACAGAGACAAGTACAAAAAGGACATTGCATGGAGAAGAGTCAGCGAGGAGACCGGACTGGAAG AGGAAGTGTGCCGCAAGCGGTGGAAGGGTTTGCGGGACACGTACCTCAGGGAGAGAAGGATGGAGACAGAGGCCAGGAAGAGTGGGGCAGCAGCACACCAGCGGAGGAGATGGAGGTTCTCTGGTGCCCTCTCGTTCCTGGATCCATTTGTGGCTCCCCGGCCCACTACCAGCAACATGGGCCAGGTCCAGCAGCCACAAGAGGCCCAGAACCAGGACCTCCCTCCCTCATCGACTGTGGACCAGGAGTCAGAAG AAGATGATGAAGAGCCCAGGACCTCTTCACTGTCTGAGGTCTCGTCAGGCTCAAATGACCCTGGTCCTTCTGGTGCTGCTGCGCCCACTCCCCCGGTGTCCACTCCCACAG gacaaagaaagaggaggagaacaagatcACAGGAGGAGCCTTCTGTGGTGGAGGCTGCCATTTTGGCAGCACTAAACCGGCCGccaccaccacctcctcctcctcctccgcggGAATTTAATGCTGTGGAGCATTTTCTCCTCAGTTTAGCTCCAGCTCTTGAAAGACTGCCATTTCATGAGCAAGAAATAGTAAAAATGGAAATTCATAAGGTCATATTAGATCATTGCACAGTTGTGCTTAATTTGGAACATTCGGCCCctcaatag